One Lytechinus variegatus isolate NC3 chromosome 14, Lvar_3.0, whole genome shotgun sequence genomic region harbors:
- the LOC121427295 gene encoding E3 ubiquitin-protein ligase TRIM31-like, translated as MADTLKNVISQSTECPVCISTFTDPKILSCSHTFCKTCLDNLLECHGNYQIRCPVCRAVTQIQNQDVSNLPVNLALKNIIADMKCYPKICTICKSDDKSHAAVYCQDCGKYLCTTCLNTHSQWGDFTDHEVIAMTEISSGKVSMRRYRKCRKHPEEDEECFCSNCRRFTCFRCVVMEHKDEGHQVMKASAYENRHRESIKDIKSKVDAKQACFRKYIDFVDEQMKLVGSTKTECIDDINKAYNVTVRQLTEKREILLGEVKEKTEGVEKELEKMKTSAQKYINQLRTVADLVTNRTKIPFDMDSLAAHDTLCEEIREAFDQEDPDYEQPRKSSKKGKSVCFERNVRKDELDLGKIVDVVAKDVALPTKNSMSVMVSSQDSRMAVGCWTGGINIFSSDGEFQQKILKDVKILGAAFLSDGRCVVIGYDNDITLYTPEYLKLNVMFESLGRDEGGFSKLTVDDADLIYVSYRKAQKILVFSAAGEQAVREITCTGYTPEQITSFDGSLLVNTVDTLRLIHNEGVVQHTLKKPGISIYAAVSKGNLILVATVKHDEGLVSIDEYTNELTPIRNLVNDYKIAKPGRNWYYLQQYRSGEIAFCTPDRLYIFY; from the coding sequence ATGGCTGACACACTAAAAAACGTCATCTCCCAGAGTACAGAGTGTCCTGTATGTATTTCTACCTTTACTGATCCCAAGATCCTATCTTGTTCTCACACTTTCTGCAAAACCTGTCTGGACAACCTCTTGGAGTGCCATGGTAATTACCAGATTCGATGCCCTGTATGCAGAGCTGTAACCCAGATCCAAAACCAAGATGTCAGTAATCTACCGGTAAATCTTGCTTTGAAGAATATAATAGCGGACATGAAGTGTTATCCCAAGATTTGCACGATTTGTAAATCCGATGATAAATCTCATGCTGCTGTCTACTGCCAAGACTGTGGCAAGTATCTCTGCACCACTTGCCTCAACACCCACTCTCAATGGGGTGACTTTACCGATCATGAAGTCATAGCCATGACTGAGATCTCATCAGGGAAGGTGTCAATGCGTAGATACCGCAAATGCAGGAAACACCCGGAAGAAGACGAGGAGTGCTTCTGTTCCAACTGCAGGAGATTCACATGCTTCAGGTGTGTTGTCATGGAACATAAAGACGAAGGACACCAGGTCATGAAGGCATCTGCTTATGAGAACAGACACAGGGAGAGCATCAAAGACATAAAATCAAAGGTGGATGCGAAGCAAGCATGCTTTCGGAAATACATAGATTTCGTCGATGAACAGATGAAGCTTGTTGGCAGTACTAAGACAGAGTGTATAGATGATATCAACAAGGCTTACAATGTTACGGTCCGGCAACTGACAGAGAAAAGAGAAATCTTGCTTGGAGAAGTCAAGGAAAAGACTGAAGGAGTCGAGAAAGAACTGGAAAAGATGAAGACATCGGCTCAGAAGTACATCAATCAGTTGAGGACCGTTGCTGACCTGGTAACCAACAGAACAAAGATACCGTTCGATATGGATAGTTTGGCTGCACACGACACTCTCTGTGAGGAGATACGAGAAGCCTTTGATCAAGAGGATCCTGACTACGAGCAACCCAGGAAATCAAGCAAGAAAGGGAAAAGTGTTTGCTTTGAGAGAAACGTTCGAAAGGACGAGCTAGATCTCGGTAAGATTGTTGACGTGGTTGCAAAGGACGTCGCTTTGCCGACTAAGAACAGCATGAGTGTCATGGTTAGTTCTCAAGATAGTAGGATGGCCGTAGGGTGCTGGACAGGTGGCATCAACATTTTCTCTTCTGACGGCGAATTCCAACAGAAAATTCTTAAGGATGTTAAGATTTTGGGGGCAGCGTTCCTTTCTGACGGTCGATGTGTTGTGATCGGTTATGACAACGATATCACACTTTACACACCAGAATACTTaaaattgaatgtaatgttTGAGTCTTTAGGCAGAGATGAAGGTGGATTTTCTAAACTCACTGTTGATGATGCTGATCTGATCTATGTGAGCTACAGAAAAGCCCAAAAGATCCTTGTATTTTCAGCAGCAGGTGAGCAAGCAGTCAGAGAAATAACATGCACTGGGTATACACCAGAGCAAATCACTAGTTTCGATGGCTCTCTTCTCGTTAACACAGTGGATACTTTACGATTGATTCACAATGAAGGTGTTGTACAACATACATTAAAGAAACCTGGTATATCCATTTATGCTGCTGTATCTAAAGGTAATCTCATCCTGGTAGCCACGGTGAAGCATGATGAAGGACTGGTGAGTATTGACGAGTATACAAATGAGCTTACACCCATTCGAAACCTTGTTAATGATTACAAGATTGCAAAGCCTGGTAGAAATTGGTATTATCTCCAGCAATACCGATCAGGCGAGATCGCTTTCTGCACCCCGGATAGACTCTATATATTCTACTGA